One window from the genome of Plasmodium relictum strain SGS1 genome assembly, chromosome: 12 encodes:
- a CDS encoding zinc finger protein, putative: protein MFKKRSVSNLKNRKKLEDIKNEEENGEDSSKEENYNVVGKKDIFHSKRNKNEKENSDDDIVCKYLFKKKLKKMNEEKSLHLKKQNKLIQSKSENIKEATETTEDFIYKGDDNVSKNYGSYEIDQDSKHDHRAIMERNIKIGEEILKGNLKDNIYRGKDAYEKALMIKKDSLAKNKYTGLYGPVRNSGANVRMTLRIDYEPCICKDYKETGYCGFGDTCIYLHDRSDYKSGWKIEQEYEEKRKRNEALRKEKLEKWNEKMLKKLKEKEKKLINLNENNEEKDENENYNNENSFSSSSIISSCSEKEKSSDASSSDDENSLPFACLKCKKKWKLEMNPSVTECLHYFCEKCFIEMFQKNKKCIKCGLQLSGIMNSAQNIIDLLNKKKTNS from the coding sequence atgtttAAGAAAAGATCTGtaagtaatttaaaaaatagaaaaaaattagaagatataaaaaatgaagaagagaATGGAGAAGATAGTagtaaagaagaaaattataatgtaGTTGgcaaaaaagatatatttcatagcaaaaggaataaaaatgaaaaggaaAATAGTGATGATGATATAGtttgtaaatatttatttaaaaaaaaattaaaaaaaatgaatgaagaaaaatctttacatttaaaaaaacaaaataaattaatacagtcaaaaagtgaaaatattaaagaagCAACTGAAACTACAGAggattttatatataaggGAGATGATAATGTTTCGAAAAATTATGGATCTTATGAAATAGATCAAGATTCCAAACATGATCATAGAGCAATAATggaaagaaatattaaaataggagaagaaatattaaaaggaAATTTAAAAGACAATATTTATAGAGGTAAAGATGCATATGAAAAAGcattaatgataaaaaaagatagtttagcaaaaaataaatatacaggATTATATGGGCCTGTAAGAAATAGTGGTGCTAATGTTAGAATGACTTTAAGAATTGATTATGAACCATGTATATGCAAAGATTATAAAGAAACAGGATATTGTGGTTTTGGGGATACTTGTATTTATTTACATGATAGAAGTGACTATAAAAGTGGGTGGAAAATAGAGCAAGAATATGAAGAGAAACGAAAAAGAAATGAAGCATTAAGAAAAGAGAAATTAGAAAAATGGAatgaaaaaatgttaaaaaagttaaaagaaaaagaaaaaaaattaattaatttaaatgaaaataatgaagaaaaagatgaGAATGagaattataataatgaaaattcttTTTCCTCTTCATCTATAATATCGTCTTGttcagaaaaagaaaaatcatCTGATGCAAGTTCGAGTGATGATGAAAATTCTCTTCCTTTTGCATGTTtaaaatgcaaaaaaaaatggaaattaGAAATGAATCCAAGTGTTACTGAAtgtttacattatttttgtGAAAAATGCTTTATTGAAatgtttcaaaaaaataaaaaatgcatCAAATGTGGACTACAATTAAGTGGTATTATGAACTCTGCGCAAAATATTATTgatcttttaaataaaaaaaaaactaacaGCTAA
- the DPCK gene encoding dephospho-CoA kinase, putative yields MFLTIFFDKCILCFLALGSIPIGFINRKNKFKKIENHKYALFSTIVMNTFLISINKFFGLFGIFNFFLGNYLCLIGITGGIAVGKSTFCNFLKKKNVVVINADEITNKIYKKGSICYKKILKHFGEDILNNDKTINRTLLRKIVFNNEENVRYINKITHTYIILQIIKECLKYKFLYFKYNVAIEAPLLIETKLYLLTSPVILLKSSVRNQIKRILSRDKNCTYDTAMSIIKNQLPTDEKMKYADIIINNDGDLLDLQMKCDVVYNKYLKSFFF; encoded by the exons atgtttttaacaattttttttgacaAATGTATTTTATGCTTCCTGGCTCTAGGTTCAATTCCCATAGGAtttataaatagaaaaaataaattcaagaaaatagaaaatcACAAATATGCTTTATTTAGCACAATAGTTATGAATACCTTTTTAATAagcataaataaattttttggtTTATTtggaatttttaatttttttttggggaACTATTTATGTTTAATCGGGATAACAGGAGGTATAGCAGTGGGAAAATCTAcgttttgtaattttttaaaaaaaaaaaatgttgttGTTATTAACGCAGATGAAATAACAAacaaaatatacaaaaaaggATCcatttgttataaaaaaattttaaaacattttggagaagatattttaaataatgataaaactATTAACAGAACTTTATTAAGgaaaattgtttttaataatgaagaaaatgttagatatataaataaaattacacATACTTACATAATTCTACAAATAATTAAAGAatgtttaaaatataaatttttgtattttaaatataatgtaGCTATAGAAGCACCTTTATTAATAGaaacaaaattatatttattaactaGCCCTGTTATATTGTTAAAATCATCTGTAAGGAATCAAATCAAACGTATATTATCTAGAGATAAAAATTGTACATATGACACTGCCATGAGTATaataaa aaatcaATTACCTACAgatgaaaaaatgaaatatgcagatattataataaacaaTGATGGAGATTTGTTAGACTTACAAATGAAGTGTGATGTAgtttataacaaatatttaaaaagttttttcttttaa